The DNA segment TGTCAGCAGAGCCGGTGATAAATCCTTGAAACAGTTGGCCATCTGGAAGCGTGAAGCGTTCGGCAAATTCGTAATAACAGGCCGGTATTTCGTAACGACCTTCAATAAAGTCGATCATTACTTTATCGGCTAAAGTGCTTGATTGTTTTAGAAACTGTTCTTTACTGCCCTTAATAATTCCGCCTGCACTGTTTAGCTCAATGGCGTTTTTTGTTAAGAAATCATTCAACATTTCCAGGGATGAGAAACTTTTTAGAGGGTTAACCAATACGGTAAAGTGATTGGCTCTAAAGCCGTGCACGTATAACCAGGCGGCGTATTCTGATTCTGCCCGTAATTGTTCAAAATTTCTGTAGCTAAGATTTGGCACAGGGTTGTGTGCAAATATGAGTTCATCATTCAAGGATAGGTGGTGTAATAGGTTTAAATAGTGTTTGTTAATGAGTTTTTGCGCCGTCTGGCTGAGTGCTTTGCATTCCAATTGGCTGATAAAGATTTTGGGTGCATGAGGAATTTTATCATTTTCATAGTGTTTTGCTGTTAATTTTTTTTCTTTAAATCGATAATTTCCCTTTTCTTTGTATCCTCTAACTTCAAAAGCTTTGGCAAGCACATCAATATTGATTTTTGGTAAATTGTACGTTCTGAATGCAATATGGTCATTTCGAATTTCTTCATTTTCACTTTTTAACAGTGAATGAATATTACCGACCGAAGGATTTAACGATATATAATCGGCAAATAGTCTTGAAAATACAGCTTGCAGGTCCATCTTTAAAATTTTTTATAATAAGTTAAGAAATTTATAGCTGAATTTCAAGTAAATAAGTGAACATCCTTTTTTTGCGGATGTTGTCATATCGCATTGATTGTTATTCTATAATAGTATGTGCCAATTAATGAAGTGATTGAGTACGAATTAAAAAATGATTTTAATTAATAAATTTATCATATAATATACCTGAAATGGAGTTCATTAACAAACTGAAGGCCAAGGCCAAAGAAAACAAAAAAAGAATTGTCCTACCTGAGGGACTAGAAGAAAGAACGCTGAAAGCAGCTGACACAATTATTAAAGAAGGTTTTGCTGATATTATTTTGATTGGTAATCCGGATGCTATTGCTAAAGAAGCTGATAAATTTAATTTGAGTCATATTCAGCAGGCTAAAATAATAGATCCTCAAAATCATGATAAGAAGGAGCAGTATACTCAATTATTGATGGATTTACGTAAAAGCAAAGGTCTAACCCAAGAGCAAGCTGAGAAATTGGTGTTAAATCCTTTGTATCTATCTACTTTGATGATTAAGAGTGGAGATGCTGATGGAGAAGTTGCAGGAGCAGAAAATTCAACAGGAGATGTACTTCGTCCTGCATTTCAGATTGTAAAAACCTTACCTGGTATCAAAGTTGTTTCTGGTGCTTTTATTATGATTCTACCAGATAATGAGTTTGGCGACAATGGTATGTTAGTATTTGCTGACGGTGCCGTGCATCCCAATCCAACAGCCAGTGAGTTGGCTGAAATTGCCGTGGTTACCGGAAGAACAACAAAGTCTATTGTGGGTATGGAACCGCGTGTGGCCATGTTGAGTTTTTCTACCAAAGGAAGCGCAAAGCATGAGATGGTTGACAAAGTGGTTGAGGCTACTCGTCTGGCCAAAGAGATGGATCCTCATTTGAAGATAGATGGAGAACTGCAAGCTGATGCAGCCATTGTGGAGGCAATTGGTGCTAAAAAAGCTCCAGACAGTGAGATCGCAGGAAAAGCCAATGTCTTGGTGTTTCCTAACTTGGAAACGGGTAATATTTGCTATAAATTGGTGCAACGAATGGCACATGCAGAGGCTATAGGACCTGTATTGCAAGGAATGGCTGCTCCTATCAATGATTTGTCCAGGGGATGTTCTGTAAGTGATATTGTTAACTTGGTGGCTATTACTGCAAATCAAGCAGCAGGTAACGTTTGATCTGAAAAGTAGTATGTGAATGGATTCTCAAATCGGTCCATATTTTAACTGTAAAAACAAAAACAATATAAATGGCTGAAATTTTAGTAGAACCTATTGAAGGTTATGCGTTAAGCAAAGATAAGAAAAAAGGGACTACACTTTTTTCTAAAATTGGTGTTATTGGATGTGGTAAGGAAGGGCAAAGTATTGCCCGTATTGCTGGTTGGCACGGTATGGAGGTGGTGTTTCTAGAGCTGTCTGAGGAAAATATTGAACGTGCTATTTCCAATATTGGTAAAGAATTGGATAACCGAATCGAGAACTGGGGACTGACGGCTGGTGAGAAAAAAGCTATTATGAGTCGTATTAACGGCACCTTGGATTATAAAGATTTGGCCGACTGTGATTTTGTGATTGAAGCGATTCGTTCTGAATCAAATATAAGTTTCAGAAGTATTGAGGAGCGTAAAGAGGTTTTTAGAAAGGTGGAAGAGATCGTGCGTGAAGATACGATCATAGCTACTAATTCTACCACTATTATTATCACAGAGTTGGCTTCTGAAATGAAAAAGCCCGACAGATGTATTAGCTTACACTTTTTTGTAGCTTCTCCTGAGGCTAAAATTATTGAGGTGGTCAAAGGTTTATATACTTCAGAAGAAGTGTATAACAAAGTATATACTTTTGTTAAGTTAATTAACCGAGATGTTATTCCCGTGGAGGAATCTGCCGGTCTAGTGAGTGTTCGCTTGTATGTTACCTTGTTAAATGAAGCTTGTCAGGTATTGATGGAGGGAATTGCTAGTCTGCCTGATATTGATAAAACAATGAATGTGGGCCTAGGTATGAGATTCGGTCCTTTTAGAACCGCTGATATCATTGGTTTAAATAAAATTTCTAAATGGATGGATAACTTATATGAAGAGTTCGGAAATTCAAAGTATAAGCCGAGTCCAATGATTAAGAGATTGGTACGTGCCAAACGTTTAGGAAAACAAACCGGAGAAGGTTTTTATAAGTACAATGAAAATGGTGATATTATTTTGGAATAAGTAAGCCAGTTTATTAAATAGTAAGAAAATAACCAATGAATATATTAGTTTTAAATTGTGGTAGTTCCTCCATTAAGTATCAGTTATTCAACATGGATGACAATAGTCATCATGTGTTGGGCAAGGGAGCTGTAGAGAAAATTGGACTCAAAGGTTCTTTTTTAAAACATGAAAAAGAAAATGGTGAAAAGGTACTACTGGAAGGTGAGATTTTGGATCACCAAACAGGTATAGATTATATTTTGGGTCTGTTGTCCAGTGAAAAACATGGTTGTATTAAAAATCTGGAAGAGATTGATGCAGTAGGACACCGTGTGGTACATGGGGGGGAAACCTTTAATTCAAGTGTGTTTATCACCAACGAGGTAGTGGATAAAATGAATGAGTGCATCGATTTGGCACCGCTTCATAATCCACCTAATCTAAGTGGAATATCGGCTATCGAACATTTGTTACCGAGTGTTCCTCAGGTAGGTGTTTTTGATACCGCATTTCACCAAACAATGCCTAAACATGCCTATATGTATGCTATACCTTATTCTTTGTATCAAAAATATGGTATCAGACGTTATGGCTTCCACGGAACCAGTCATAAGTATGTGTCGGCGCGGGCATGTGAGATATTAGGTATAGACTATGCTAAAGCCAAAGTCATTTCATGTCACCTGGGTAATGGTGCTTCTATCTCGGCCGTTAAAAATGGAGAGTCTGTGGATACTTCCATGGGTTTTACTCCTATTGAAGGGTTAATGATGGGTACGCGCGCCGGGGATCTGGATATCGGCGCAGCTACCTATATCATGGATAAAGAAATGATAGGTACAAGATCCGCCAGTGTGCTCTTTAATAAGCAAAGTGGTCTGATGGGGGTAACAGGTATTTCTTCTGATATGCGTGAGATTAGGGCTGCAGCTGCTAAAGGTGATAAAATGGCTATATTGGGTATGGACATGTACGCTTATAGGGTTAAAAAGTATGTAGGTGCTTATGCTGCCGCCATGGGGGGAGTTGATGTTATATTATTTACAGGTGGAATTGGTGAAAATGCCACTTACCTTCGCCAGGAAATATGTTCAGAACTAGAATATATGGGCGTTGAGATGGATGATAAAGTAAATGAAACAGTCCTTGGCGAAGAAGCGGTTGTGAGTAAAGACAGTAGCAAGGTGAAAATCATGGTAGTGCCTACCGATGAAGAACTCGTAATTGCTAAGGATACAAGGCAAATTGTTGAGGAATTAGCTAATAGATAGATTCAAATTTCGCAATAAAAGTAAATAAAGGTGCAGTACTGCTTCAACTGGAAATGGTATTTGCACCTTTATTGCTTATAAAAGTCATTTTTATAGTGCTTTATCAACCGTATTTTTAGGATCAGCAAATCGAGATATTATAAGGTAAAAATTTATTTAAAAGGTAGGATATGTTTAAAAAGTTGTCGGATCTGGAACATCTCATTAAAAAAAATAAAGTGACTAAAACTTTAGTACTGGCTGTTTCGCAAGATGCACATTCGCTTAATGCCGTTTATAAAGCTTTTAAGGAAGGAATCATTGTTCCAATATTGATAGGAGACCAGGCTTTAACACGTGAGATAATTGCCGAAAAAGGATATTGCTTTGATGGTGTAACATTTGTTGATGAACCGGACTATGAGAAGTGTGTAGAATTAGCAGTTAGGATGGTGCACGAAAAAAAAGCCGATATTTTAATGAAGGGGAAAGTGGCCACTCCTATCTTGTTGAAGGCTGTGCTTAATAAAGAATGGGGATTGCGTACAGGTACCTTGCTTTCTCATTTTGCCTTATTCGAAGTGGATACTTATCATAAATTAATGGCTATTACGGATGTGGCCATGAATATTGCTCCTAACCTGAAGGATAAGATTGCTATTATAAATAATTCGGTAGCTTATTTAAATAAAATGGGGATTGTTAAACCCAAGGTAGCTGTTCTGGGGGCCATTGAAATGGTTAATGAAAGTATGCAGGCCACCATGGATGCAGCTTTGTTGTCCAAGATGAATCAGCGCGACCAAATCAAAAACTGTATTATTGATGGCCCTTTGGCTTTTGACAATGCAGTGAGTTTTGAAAGTGCCAAAGAAAAGAATATCAACAGCTCAGTGGCCGGTGATACCGATTTGTTGTTAATGCCCGATATTGAGGTAGGAAATGTACTTTATAAAACTTTGGTGTTCTTTGCTAAAGCCAAAGTAGCATCGGTTATTTTGGGTGCCGAAGCCCCCATTGTATTAACCTCCAGAAGCGATTCGGAAGAATCGAAATATAATAGTATACTACTGGCTGTGTTAGGCTAGACTTATGAAACGAGCCATGGGTATTATTTCATATACACAGGGAAAGGATGATGATGGCGAAATCCATGTGAGCAATGACAAATTAAATTTAAACATATGGAAAAACGAATAAATAAATTGGATCAAATTCCTCAATATGTAATGGGGCTTCGACGTAAGTTTAAAGTGGCCGTTGTTATTGCAGAGGATACGAGCACCATCGATGCTGTTATTCAAGCCACTAAAGATGGCTTTATACATCCTGTTTTAATGGGTAATCGTAGCAAAATATTACCATTATTACCCCATGAATTTCTGAAACAGGCAGAAGTATATGATATAATAGATTGTGATAGTCATCAGAAAGCTTCAGAACTGGCGGTATCCATGGTGAATAGGGGGGAGGCCGATATTGTGATGAAAGGACTGATCAATACCGACTTGTTTTTAAAGGCCGTGTTAAATAAGGAGAACGGATTGTTGCGGCCAGATAGCGTATTGAGTTATGTTTGTGCCATCGAATTACCCGCTTACAATAAGTTGTTATTTCTTACAGACCCAGCTGTTTTGCCGTTTCCAACAATGCAGCAAAAAGTATCTATGGCCAATTATGCCATAGATATGGCCCATAAGTTAGGTATAAAAAAGCCCAAAGTGGCCTTGATTGGTGCTTCGGAGAAAGTATCTTCTCACTTTCCAAATTCATTGGAATATGAAAGAATGTGTAAAATGGCCGAAAATGGTGTGATAAAGGATTGTATCATGGATGGTCCTTTGGATGTATACCTGGCATGTGATCCCGGTAGTGTAAAAACCAAAGGCGTTGATACACCTATTGGGGGAGAGGCCGATATATTATTGTTTCCGTCGCTGGAAGCCTCCAATCCTTTTTATAAAAGTATTATGTTGTTTGGAGGAGGTGAACTGGCCGGACTCATTCAGGGTACAACCCACCCTGTGGTTGTTATGTCACGAAGTGATAGTTTTAGATCTAAATACTATTGTTTAGCTTTGGCCTGTCTGATGGCTGAAAATAATTCTTAATCATTGAAAAATAATCTATGGAAATCTTTAGAATCTTAGTGATCAATCCGGGATCTACATCTACAAAAATTGCGGTTTACGATAATGAGAAATCTGTTTTTTTAAAGAACATTAAACATTCAAATGACGATTTGGCTGTGTTCGATACCATTGCTGATCAATACGAGTTTAGGAAAGAGGTGATTTTAAATGAATTGATACAGGCTGATATTGACATAGATCGAATCAATTGTGTAATGGGGCGCGGAGGGTTGGTCAAACCTATACAATCAGGTGTTTATGTGGTCAATGAAGACCTGAAGCGTGATTTGAGAATTGGAGTGCTCGGAGAACATGCTAGTAATTTAGGTGGACTCATTGCCGATGATATTGCAAAATCCTTACCTGGCGCTAAAGCTTATATTGCCGATCCTGTGGTTGTGGACGAGTTGGAAGACGTGGCGCGTATCACTGGCTGTCCGGACATGCCTCGTCATTCCATATTTCATGCGCTTAACCAAAAGGCTGTTGGACGATTGTTTGCACATACCCGTGGCTTTGTGTATGAAGAGTTGAATCTTATTGTCGCGCACATGGGAGGAGGAGTGTCTATCGGAACACATCGCCAGGGAAAAGTAATTGATGTGAATAATGCCATCGATGGATATGGCCCCTTTT comes from the Saccharicrinis fermentans DSM 9555 = JCM 21142 genome and includes:
- a CDS encoding DUF1338 domain-containing protein, with protein sequence MDLQAVFSRLFADYISLNPSVGNIHSLLKSENEEIRNDHIAFRTYNLPKINIDVLAKAFEVRGYKEKGNYRFKEKKLTAKHYENDKIPHAPKIFISQLECKALSQTAQKLINKHYLNLLHHLSLNDELIFAHNPVPNLSYRNFEQLRAESEYAAWLYVHGFRANHFTVLVNPLKSFSSLEMLNDFLTKNAIELNSAGGIIKGSKEQFLKQSSTLADKVMIDFIEGRYEIPACYYEFAERFTLPDGQLFQGFITGSADKIFESTHYRK
- the pta gene encoding phosphate acetyltransferase, encoding MEFINKLKAKAKENKKRIVLPEGLEERTLKAADTIIKEGFADIILIGNPDAIAKEADKFNLSHIQQAKIIDPQNHDKKEQYTQLLMDLRKSKGLTQEQAEKLVLNPLYLSTLMIKSGDADGEVAGAENSTGDVLRPAFQIVKTLPGIKVVSGAFIMILPDNEFGDNGMLVFADGAVHPNPTASELAEIAVVTGRTTKSIVGMEPRVAMLSFSTKGSAKHEMVDKVVEATRLAKEMDPHLKIDGELQADAAIVEAIGAKKAPDSEIAGKANVLVFPNLETGNICYKLVQRMAHAEAIGPVLQGMAAPINDLSRGCSVSDIVNLVAITANQAAGNV
- a CDS encoding 3-hydroxyacyl-CoA dehydrogenase family protein, translated to MAEILVEPIEGYALSKDKKKGTTLFSKIGVIGCGKEGQSIARIAGWHGMEVVFLELSEENIERAISNIGKELDNRIENWGLTAGEKKAIMSRINGTLDYKDLADCDFVIEAIRSESNISFRSIEERKEVFRKVEEIVREDTIIATNSTTIIITELASEMKKPDRCISLHFFVASPEAKIIEVVKGLYTSEEVYNKVYTFVKLINRDVIPVEESAGLVSVRLYVTLLNEACQVLMEGIASLPDIDKTMNVGLGMRFGPFRTADIIGLNKISKWMDNLYEEFGNSKYKPSPMIKRLVRAKRLGKQTGEGFYKYNENGDIILE
- a CDS encoding acetate/propionate family kinase; this translates as MNILVLNCGSSSIKYQLFNMDDNSHHVLGKGAVEKIGLKGSFLKHEKENGEKVLLEGEILDHQTGIDYILGLLSSEKHGCIKNLEEIDAVGHRVVHGGETFNSSVFITNEVVDKMNECIDLAPLHNPPNLSGISAIEHLLPSVPQVGVFDTAFHQTMPKHAYMYAIPYSLYQKYGIRRYGFHGTSHKYVSARACEILGIDYAKAKVISCHLGNGASISAVKNGESVDTSMGFTPIEGLMMGTRAGDLDIGAATYIMDKEMIGTRSASVLFNKQSGLMGVTGISSDMREIRAAAAKGDKMAILGMDMYAYRVKKYVGAYAAAMGGVDVILFTGGIGENATYLRQEICSELEYMGVEMDDKVNETVLGEEAVVSKDSSKVKIMVVPTDEELVIAKDTRQIVEELANR
- a CDS encoding bifunctional enoyl-CoA hydratase/phosphate acetyltransferase, with protein sequence MFKKLSDLEHLIKKNKVTKTLVLAVSQDAHSLNAVYKAFKEGIIVPILIGDQALTREIIAEKGYCFDGVTFVDEPDYEKCVELAVRMVHEKKADILMKGKVATPILLKAVLNKEWGLRTGTLLSHFALFEVDTYHKLMAITDVAMNIAPNLKDKIAIINNSVAYLNKMGIVKPKVAVLGAIEMVNESMQATMDAALLSKMNQRDQIKNCIIDGPLAFDNAVSFESAKEKNINSSVAGDTDLLLMPDIEVGNVLYKTLVFFAKAKVASVILGAEAPIVLTSRSDSEESKYNSILLAVLG
- a CDS encoding phosphate acyltransferase, yielding MEKRINKLDQIPQYVMGLRRKFKVAVVIAEDTSTIDAVIQATKDGFIHPVLMGNRSKILPLLPHEFLKQAEVYDIIDCDSHQKASELAVSMVNRGEADIVMKGLINTDLFLKAVLNKENGLLRPDSVLSYVCAIELPAYNKLLFLTDPAVLPFPTMQQKVSMANYAIDMAHKLGIKKPKVALIGASEKVSSHFPNSLEYERMCKMAENGVIKDCIMDGPLDVYLACDPGSVKTKGVDTPIGGEADILLFPSLEASNPFYKSIMLFGGGELAGLIQGTTHPVVVMSRSDSFRSKYYCLALACLMAENNS
- the buk gene encoding butyrate kinase, whose protein sequence is MEIFRILVINPGSTSTKIAVYDNEKSVFLKNIKHSNDDLAVFDTIADQYEFRKEVILNELIQADIDIDRINCVMGRGGLVKPIQSGVYVVNEDLKRDLRIGVLGEHASNLGGLIADDIAKSLPGAKAYIADPVVVDELEDVARITGCPDMPRHSIFHALNQKAVGRLFAHTRGFVYEELNLIVAHMGGGVSIGTHRQGKVIDVNNAIDGYGPFSPERAGTLPAGALVKECFSGAYSFEEMKKKINGKGGLVAHLGTNQVTEVERMIEAGNENAKLVLSAMSYQIAKAIGGCAAVLKGKVNGIILTGGIAHDKFVVQYIRDMVDFIAPVAVYPGEDEMTALMQNALMVLRNQIDCKVYQ